The DNA segment GACACGATTTTGCTGGATCATACCGGCCTTATCGGGATCTCCGGTGCGCAGCGGGGCGGGGTGTATGTGACCGCAGACGAGGCGATGCTGCGCGATCTGGCCGGGGTAATCCTGGGGGAGAGTGACATCAGTACCGAGGATCTGGTGGACATGGTCGGTGAGCTGACCAATACCATCGCGGGCAATGTTCGCAAGTCATTTGGCAGCGGTTTCATGATATCGGTGCCAATCATGCTGCGGGGTAAGCCCGATGACATTCTGATGAAGCTGCGACC comes from the Spirochaeta africana DSM 8902 genome and includes:
- a CDS encoding chemotaxis protein CheX; protein product: MTETQLRAFIQVVVDYFAGLPAENAEMGIPYMREGDTILLDHTGLIGISGAQRGGVYVTADEAMLRDLAGVILGESDISTEDLVDMVGELTNTIAGNVRKSFGSGFMISVPIMLRGKPDDILMKLRPPVFVIPIQWRSHKLYLSVGLE